The region tatatatatatatatatatacatatatatatatatataacaactaCAAACAAGCAGATACtcacatacatatatttatagacTATGACTCAACTAATTCAGATACATGCATGGAGGTCGGATCCAGTCAAGTCTACACTTGTAGTGTCATCTCATGCTCTACAAAGCGATAGATTAAGAGTGAAATCTCTACCACATATAAGGTAAGTCCGTTAACACCTATGGTTAAGAAAAAAATCCCTaggctaggacctcctgctcctctcaccacataccccattcctctctacttgagaatttgaatggttattagagcgtcaggataacTGCTAAGACAATCCTTACCTCAAAGCATACACTACCACAATCACTGTTAATCCTCCTTGGGTTAGcatcaaccaatctcaactcaGTCTCATATAAACAATCTCATATCATATACTTATCATTGATAATAATTACAAAGCTTCTATGATAACTAAAATACCACtcaatttaacttaaaaaaatacaagtttcAGGTTCTGACTTACTTGCCCAGTGAGTAGCATTTGCCCAGCCACTAGCCCATGCTCGTCCAGCTAGTACCACTCGTGTAGTCACTGGTCTAGGTCTACAAGTTCCCGACTTAGAAATTCGCCTAGCGAGTAGCACTCACCCAGCCATTGGCCCATGCTTGCCCAACGAGTAGCACTCACCCATCGAGTTTGCGAATCTGCATGATTCTAAAGATCAGCTCACTCGCCCAACGAGTACCACTCGCCTAGCGAGTGTGCAACTCTGCAGAATTATACAAAAACTGATCTAACTCAGTTTATGCATCTTCAGCCAGCCTATACCACTCCAAAACTAGTGAAGAGATCACTCAATTATCAAACAtcaattttatctaattattcaTACCAATTGAATGCAAAACACATATAAACCACCAATTATTCTTAATTAACAGGAAAAACACACATCTTCATAGTTTTCAACATCACAAGCAATCTCATAGATCAGATACATCAATCAATCACAAATTAAACACACAATGTGCATTCTTAATAGGTTTATGAATTAAGACAGAGAAATTAGCTTTCCTTACCTAGTATCCTACTTAAATAACTCTATAAACGTTAAACGTCTCTAACTCCACAAGAtgttctatctacacatagaaacatcacaagaacaatcaggacataccattatgatcactgatcaacaaAGACTCATACTGATAAATAAAACAACGCATGCAAGCGAAAGAGGGCTTGcatgcaacaaaaaaaatagaaaagactaAAAAGATAGCGAAAACTTAACTTACCTGAatggagaaactgatcggtccaaattGGAGAGCTCACcaagaggatcaatcctacggtcttaGTTCTTCAATCAGATGACCAGAAAGAAAAAACTCTTAGGGCCTACTCTCATGCGAAGAAATACTATAGTAGAAGAATCGAGAGCCATGAATAGGGAGAGAAACAATTGTTCTTTTTTGGGGAAAGGAAGCGACAAAAAGACGATTAATTGCGATATTAATGCATAAAGTCCATCTCTCTTTTTTGAAGAGATTTGTGAGATAAATATGGTAAATTCCCACACTATCCTCTTATTATCCATGTTAttatattgtgaaaaaaatCAGGTCTACTGCTGCACTCATAGGCATGGGCTCGAGGTATGCGAACAAGATTCCTGATGCACACATTTGTATCTGGTTCTAGCTTTCCACTTACCACATTTGTATCCGATTACAAATGGTTCAGTATCCGGATACATGTTACTTGTATCTAATTCCACACCACACTTGTATCCagatgtttatttttttaattaaatattaaattttctaaatcaaatatattttaatatattttttttcaattcataaatatttataatatttttatttatgataataatatatgaaaaactaattacaacttatctaaatatcatttaattatacttttttaacacCAAGGACAATTGGGTCATTCTACATTTtcatctattaaatttaattttttttagtcacaTCAGTAAAATtcttcacaaactttcacaaaaattactcTTAAATCCACTCCACTATCACTCTCAAATTCATAACAAAGAACAACATAAATATCATCTTCTAATCAATCCAAATcaatcctctccctctccctcaaaTGATTACCCACATAAGAACACATCCTTAAAGAGAAGTCATAGAGCTCTAGAAAAGTAGTTTCTTGATagatgatgtgttttaaaataatcaaactcgtttataacaattctatttatattagAACCTTCTAATATTAGactaatcgagtctcactatttttaaatcattattacttgaaaaatgttattttctagGATTTTACACATGTCAACCACTTAAAAGTCACATCACCCCAtaacaatgaaaatataaatttagtgaATAGTGaataaaccataaaaaattataagaaaatgaattaaaatttattaggaaCTTATTTAAAGAGTCACAATCTTCGCCAAacttatatatttcttaaattatttaaaaaattaaacatcaaCTTCAACATGAATAAAGTTTGAAGCTGAAATATCcaacttaaatatttatttggaatgaaaagtttaagaaattttatgggaaacaaaaacacaatttgataatttatcagggaaaaaaaaaaatatatatatatatatatatatatatatatatatatatatggctaTAATTTTGCagttaattatacttttaatatttgttaatgtATATTAATTGATATATACATTAACCAACACATTCATATTATGTATTAAGatatctataattaatataCGTTAGAGGTTTAGGCTATAGtaatgattttgttttagtaacgggtataaaaatattattttataattaaaatatatttgtaacttAAACTCATCTATGTGGGTACTGCCCAAATCTATCTCTTTTTGACGGAAAATTCCCACATTAATTAGATATGGATATCACTATAGGTAATACAAAAATTTTTCAATCCTATAGGGAGGAGAATGAGAATGGATATATACATATTCATTTGTCTCATGTCCCCATACTTGCCATTATTTTTGTCAtcatttaaattactaaaatattcatcatttattaggtaatatatatatatatatatatatatatatatatatatatatatatatatatatatatatatatatatatatatatatactgcaTTGATTGGGTATGAATATGATTATGggtaatattcaattttttcaatggAGTACAATGATAAAAAAGACGATAGATATGTAAAGAGGATGAGTATATACATATCTCCATGTCTTCATCTCCATACCTACCGTCATTTTCAGTCGTcgtttaaattactaaaattctCATAGTTTACTAATTTActagataataatatatatatatatatatatatatatatatatatatatatatatatcacgtttttatcttttaattctttGGCTTTTCATGAAATCAATTCACATATTtctccaaaatattttctctcttACAAGAACCTTTGTgtagttatattttaatgatatatgtaaattaaatatttttatgttccATATTTGAATACTTCtactcatttttaatatttttatttattgttttatttttcacattagAATGTTTAGCTTTAAATTTAAGTATTCAATAGCACAAATCCTTCATTTACTagacaatataattttttttattatcttatttttaatttttgtttcatttgaaaaactatttttattcaGTTTGACTAGTTTGATATATGAGAAATTTTCATAgatctctaaagtatttttcatcttattataccccaaattatacttttgttttcttttacgAAATTTGATTAAATGGTGTATCAAATTATTACTAATAcacacatttgattatttttacttttttaaatatatttatttgttatttatttttattatgtaaaatactattttgatatttttatataattatttttataacttattatcataaatgtaattttatcactataacagtttaaaaatcattaattattaattaatttaaaaaaaattaatgagtCACTAGACTAATTGATATACTtcttataaactaaaatttattaatatttaaaatagatacaaaattataattgatatgtGACGTGGCAACATTGTTAACAAATCACATCAcctaattaacaaaaaattatcagcgaacacttaattaaaatatataaatttattaaatacttaacataccataaaattttattaagaattaaattcaaatttattaggaACACTAAAAGGGTAATTTTCTGCAccaaatatatttcttaaattattatgataaaaatattaaacatcaacttcaacataaatatttatctggaatgaaattaaacatcaacttcaacataaataaattttgaagctgaaaaaacttattcaacttaaatatttatctGGAATGAAAAGGTTAAGAAATTTTATCGgaaccaaaaacacaatttgataatttatcatggaaaaaaacatttaatattttaagtaataatatttttcatacgtatacacaaataaattaatgtgatagacttattattcttatgaaaatatatatggCTATAATTTTacagttaattatatttttaatattgttaatgtATATTAATTGATATATACATTAACCAACACATTCAtattatgtattaatatatctataattaGTATACGTTAGAGGTTAATAGGCTGTagttatgattttgttttagaaacgcgtataatgttattttataattaaaacatatttgtaaatgtagaaataaataaataataaatgcttGTATTAATTGATTTATCGTGTAAATATAAAATCtgatatatatgttatatattacTAAACATTAAATATGATTCATGACTTAATATAGTCAgtctatttaatatatatatatatatatatatatatatatacatatatatatatatatatatattattagcatatttattttaaagacatGCATTGGTAAGTATTTccattattaatttatcatttattgtAATAATGATTTACAATTAATGATATCTATAAATTGATTgatatattgaataaaattaccGTTTTAgtgtaaaagttaaaaagaatatGACCGATATTTCTAACTTCCATTTTAGAGAAAGGAAAGTTGAAAGGAAATAAGTTTATTTCTTAATGAAACAGAGTATTGactttttgtttcaaattaatTCACATAATTACAATCTTTTCATCTTTTCACATAATGAGAGTTTCATTATGggaaattatattttgacacCAAACCTTTTTCTTACTTCTATTTCACTCTTCTTTCTATTAATAAAAGAttatctttaataaataaaagtaaatataaatgaaattttgaaagaaaataataatatttgtgagTGTGAAAATggaagtataataaaaaaagtgtcaaagaACGAGTTTGTGAGGGTCCTTTCATTATATATACCATCACCCTTAAGCCTACATTCACAAACACAGTTTCTGAAGAAACCAAACTTATAACAATGAGTTGGTTTCTTGGGATTTTGTTCCTCAGTCTCATATATGGCAGTGTTTCAGAGGTTCAAGACAAAGATGACCGTTCTGCTGTTGTAGTTGGCACTGTCTACTGTGACACATGTTCTCAACATGATTTCACACCCGAAACCCCCTTCATTTCAGGTTCATTTTGATTATGACATGCTTCAGTTTcacatatcatattatatatccCTTAAGGTGTTTGATCTTTTGACTGATGTTTTGTTCTGTCATGAGCAGGTGCCAAAGTTGGTGTAGAATGCAAATTTGCGCATTCAGAACCAAGTTTCGAGGAAGAAGTGGAGACAGATGAACATGGTGAATTCAAAGTGAAGCTGCCATTCAAAGTGTGGAAGCATGCAGAGAGAATCAAGGGGTGCAGTGTGAAACTCATCAGTAGCAGTGAGTCAAATTGTGATGTGCCCTCAGTTTCCACCTCTTCTTCAGTGAGACTCATTACAAGAAAGCAAGAAGAACACATTTTCTCAGCTGGCTTGTTCTCATTcaaacctgttgaaaaaccaacCTTTTGCGACCAAAAACAAAGTGTTTCAAACCCATTTACATCAGAAAAAAATTCAGCAGTAGATGCTGCTTTCCCTCCCCTCCCATTCCTACCACCAATCCCATTCCTACCTCCAATTCACTTCCCTCCAATCCCATTCCCACCAATTCCTTTCCTACCTCCAATCCCATTCCTGCCTCCAATCCCATTCCTACCTCCCAACCCATTCTTCCCTCCAAGCCCACCAAGCCCACCCCAAACTCCAAGTCCAGTGCAACCACCTTCTTCACCACCAACCGAAAGTCCACCTCCATCGTCACCACCTCCAAGTCCAGTGCCAGAACCTCCCAGTCCATTGCCAGAACCTCCCAGTCCGGTGCCAGAACCTCCCAGTTCATTACCAGAACCTCCCAGTCCAGTGCCAGAACCTCCAAGTCCAGTGCCAGAACCACCAAGTCCATTGCCAGAATCCCCAAGTTCATCGCCAGAACCACCAAATCCATTGCCAGAACCTCCAAGTGCATTGCCTGAACCTCCAAGTTCGTTGCCACCACACAGTGCAGCACCACTAAACTACTATACAGTTTAACCACCATGCCCACACAGCCAATTTTCCCAATGCTGCTTCACCCACTTGTTTAAATAAAGCGCTTGACGGGGAACTAGGCAATTTAAACGAGCTTCCAAgtaaaaagtagaaaaagagaaaagttaAGTAAAATTAACCTACATGTTGGAGATGTGtttgaaaatatgagatatGTAAGTTAATGTTAACTTATCAGAGGAATTTATACAAGTTGGTGTTATATCTGTTCATAACTTGTTTGGTTTCATTTTTAGTCGTGATAAACACATATATTTTCTGATGATGATGTGAAAGCTAAACAAGACGATGGATAAATACATATATGTTAGCAATTGGTTAAAAATATAAGGGTATGGTTATCTCAAAGGTTCAATCTTTTAGTAATTTTAGTAGGACACATGATTTTTAATCCATTGTAAAAGTAATGGACCAAGAAAAATGCTCCAAgccttccttttcttttaagttCTTGAATACACACAAAATAACTtgataactttatttttgtaaaattattttttaacaaagttttgatCATAAATTTTTGACAATGCATATGCAACGACTTCTTaatgaatgaaagaaaagttttatgtgatttggaaaaagaagaaaaaagtttgatatatATTGAAAAGTAGACTTTGTTGTACTTTATCAAAAAATGTTTGTCAAAAATATCatattcctttattttaatatgttatcCTTGTAAAGTCACATACTCCAACATAAAGTTTTTCATACCCATTTGTCAAATAACACACTTTTgcaatcataattaaaaaagaagatCCAACAATaggtattttatttatagtcaTCGAGAAGACAATGCACTTTGGAATTGGATAGCGAGAAGTATGTGCATATGTTTTTacaaacaaaatgaattttgaggacaaaattactaaaatgatggaagtaaagtaatatttttaaataattatattatttattttatttttactttaaatatatgagtttgaacatattttttttaactcgtatgtttaaatttataattacaaatatcTCATATTTTATGTAGATAAAGTTGGAATATcgataaataaatcaattagcttaaaaaaatataataataatgaaagataagaaaaaaaaaacacatttaaaaatataaaaaatgaatttattaaaacaattattaattatttttatgtgtatgtgttaattattaaaaaatttaaatcaaataatctttctattttctcttttatataagagataagataaaaatagataagagTTATCTCTTCGTTTAATGTATGtaattataacttaaaaaatataataaaacaaagtttGACCTATTTAGATGGGTGGAGGAGGAGGTAGGTGGGAAAAGATAAAGAGAGgtataagagaaaaaatggaAGTGAGATTTAGGAAACTGTagcattttaaaaacaattttagctCTTCTTAATTAGTAAAGATGGACTGAGGTCAAACCatttatgtgttttattaacatattttacttattttgaaCCGCATATtgttttacttcctttttttttctatatttcatttattataccAATACATCAaacttttcttaatattttatattttattatttattttaattattctttctatatttctaTATACTCTAGTCTACTTTCAGTTAGGCTTTGAcctttttattaattgatatgAGCGTCctgagttatatatataatattgatcATTTTGACCTTATTATTAATTGATATGAACGTCctgagttatatatataatattgatcATTTATTCAtcattcaatttatatttaatcaCATACTAGAGTCttctttattaatttgtatttatgatatttaatttacttttaattaagtATTGATTCTCCacactaaattaaatttttttcatttaataattttcagtTGCACGTTGatcttatgattttatttacttttatgtttAAGTTACTTCCTTACATCGTTATCTTTATACggtgattttatttaaaaaaaaaaggaaaaaaacaaagaaaaatatcgGAGATGAAactaaattcataataaaatacattgtataaatagaagaaaaaaatagtaccTATTATGAAAGAATTCATGATTTTCTTCGTGAAAATCATTTCATACATTGAACtctatatattaagaaaaattcaaatttctcgtcaaattaaaaataaaaatgtattattagtCAATTCTTCCACATTTCAAAAaatgtctttaattttttttttaagatttaatattaACTTTCTTTTGCCTATCCCTACCCTATTTCCTTAGATGTCGAACTAAGAACTGTCCAGTTATCTTTTCTCACATATGAGTTATGATtttggtcattgagagattatatatatatatatatatatatatatttggtcttACACTATAAGGCATTTGACaccatttttacaataaaaCAAGGGCGACTCAAGAGTTTGGGAGGCCTAAAacgaatttaaaaaatgtgactttttatttaaaatttatttttgattttttttatgtaaaatttatttattaaattttgtcattattaatttcatttcacattttttcttcaatagaTATTAACGTTAATCCATTCATTCTTTCTTGAGACATGATTAACACtaacattattctataaattctataagttatatatagatttggagaaaaatataatctttttatataattaagaatgtcaattggtttatcatttttcaaacctataatatctcttaagatatttaattatgaaaataaatcaaattcatcactatccaacaaattattatgttttaaagatttttcaaggttaaacatttttgttttaaaaatgcACAATCTATGACCAGTGGCGGATCTTTAGACAAAACTTAGGGAGTGTCAagataaaaggttaaatatgtttttagtctatGAACTTTGGTGCAAAATTATAATACGTTATTGtctgaaactttgatacattttcgtCCTGATACTTTAAATGAATAGATATAGtacttttaatccaattaagttaattatttttatgtgtcAAACGTGTTTTTCAGCAAATATTGAACGGAAACATGTTAGATACCGTAAACAACTCAACTGctagaaacaaattttaatttcacatcaaaactcaaaaattaaaaacatgagaaatatataaaatttttaaaaatataaaatccattaaaattgaatataatatatatatatatatatatatatatatatatatatatatatatatattacttacttagaaaaaaaatcGGGGAAGGGGGAGGTGGGCCATGGCCCCCCTGTAGGGACACTAAGGTCCGCCCCTACtagtgactttaattttttaacactacataagaaataaaaaatatcttcgcatattttaaattgttcaaatttacTCTGAAGTGTGGTAATTTCTTTATCTacaatatacaaaaagtaatcaattttaaatgattcttgaagagattttacaatttcattctcaatattttaatcaaattatttctttgtgCGTCTAATACGTTTTCCACAAAAACTTAGGTTCTTCTCAATCGATAGTAAGTCTTATTTTTCCTaaacttcaattatttttttatagaaaaccTAGCTTTGAATTATGCTCCAATTAATCAATTATCCACCAAAAGACTAAcccataatctaattaatagttttgtagaaaaatttcAGTTCCTCGTCCAAATTTACGCAAAAAACTCTTGAAACTGTAATGtcccaattaaatagataaatcccATTTAATAAAACGCCACATACATAAATATCCAGAGAGTACGAAGATTTGGGATATGAAGTACACAGTACCCCAAACATATCCATATTACATAAAAGAGGCCCCACACGACCTAAAACAAAGTATACTGTTGAAATGATTGTATTAGGTCTTGTACAGATAAGAGAATCATAACTAATAAATCCATCAGCGATGGGCCCCATAGTGGGCCCAATACCCGTCCAGTCCATCAAGTTCTAGCATTCCTATCATCATTACCACTGTCaagggttctcacatctgctcacatcaataaaatcgatgatcatcgcaatagAGGAAACCACACATAACATACGAGCAAGCGAAAGGGTAAGTTAGTGTAAAGAAATCTTATATCACAACAGTCAACATGCAGTTTCACGGTCAGACACAAATAATAGACATTCACCCATAGATTTCCAAACCATTTGAGActccaagacttgactatccggatacgtaacatgaggcaccaccaccaaTCAggggaattacgtcctaacaatgaggcatcaccacgaggcctttgcggaattacacccttacaagaggcaccaccacgtggccttcgtggaattacgtcctggccttgaggcaccaccacgttacTCGCGTAGAATTACGTCCTaatgttgaggcaccaccatgaactctcaccacgaggtccatggaattaagtccaatagatggggcaccaccagggactccCATTAGGAAggtccatgggattacgtccaacagatgaggcaccactaggagctctcactacaagagtcaatGGATTACGCCCTACTCACACTTTAtacatgtctcaccaaccaatcaGGAAGTTCCCATAATACTAATGTCATGTATaaacaaccaatcatacaactcatgctttccaattcatacACAACAAAGTAACATACCATTTCCATCTCAACCTCATATATTAATCATGGCATCATCCTGCAAACCCTTCTAGTAAAGCATTTAGATTAGATAAGCAAGCCACACATCAGTGAACCATTCAACAATAGTACCAAAACCTGccccagtctcgctcaagctaataGGTCACGCTCAAGCGAGAGAGACcctttcgctcaagcgagtccCTTCtggcctaggcgagggctcgaataAGGGAACAGTGGATTATGCGAtgtcttgctcaggcgagccccttctcgcctaagcgagattgcaCCTCGCTCAAAAATGAAACcaagtcgcctgagcgaccgtTCGCGCAGAaaagcttgggcgagcctctgttagtctcgcctaggcgaggcatgcTTGCTTGAGCGAGAAAACCAATGCCCGCCACTGTTCATTCATACAACAGTCACGCAAACACGAAACCCAAAGGCTACAACGAAATTTTTATCAACTCACAGTAGCATGCAGTCCACATAATCATACAATAATATTAGAGCAAGCTAAAAACGACTAGACACatgaaccctagcttcccttacttggaaatagCTAGAGGAAGGGTTCGACTCCAACAGCGGAGACATGACAGTTCTAGGGACAGACGAACAAGCTGGAACAGAAAAGCAGGGCAAGTTTTTAAAATGGTTTACCACGAAACCCTAACTAGGAACACGAGCATACAAACGGAAAAGGAAGGAGGAAGTCGTAGAATACTTACACGAATCAAGAGTCCGAAGTTGGGCTCATTGGATAGAGGTTGGGGTTAAACCCTAGGAGAGCTCTTGGAGAGGATAGGGGGCGTGACGGCTGCGTTTTTTATAGAGTGAAGGGAATGGGTGAGACTAGGGCAGATTAGGTTTGAATCCTCTTCTTGGGCCAGTCCTTAGGCCCAATCGATTGGGACAAcccttaaaata is a window of Vigna unguiculata cultivar IT97K-499-35 chromosome 4, ASM411807v1, whole genome shotgun sequence DNA encoding:
- the LOC114182558 gene encoding vegetative cell wall protein gp1-like, with product MSWFLGILFLSLIYGSVSEVQDKDDRSAVVVGTVYCDTCSQHDFTPETPFISGAKVGVECKFAHSEPSFEEEVETDEHGEFKVKLPFKVWKHAERIKGCSVKLISSSESNCDVPSVSTSSSVRLITRKQEEHIFSAGLFSFKPVEKPTFCDQKQSVSNPFTSEKNSAVDAAFPPLPFLPPIPFLPPIHFPPIPFPPIPFLPPIPFLPPIPFLPPNPFFPPSPPSPPQTPSPVQPPSSPPTESPPPSSPPPSPVPEPPSPLPEPPSPVPEPPSSLPEPPSPVPEPPSPVPEPPSPLPESPSSSPEPPNPLPEPPSALPEPPSSLPPHSAAPLNYYTV